One window from the genome of Plasmodium reichenowi strain SY57 chromosome 8, whole genome shotgun sequence encodes:
- a CDS encoding 1-cys peroxiredoxin, with amino-acid sequence MAYHLGATFPNFTATASNVDGVFDFYKYVGDNWAILFSHPHDFTPVCTTELAEFGKMHEEFLKLNCKLIGFSCNSKESHDQWIEDIKFYGKLDKWDIPMVCDESRELANQLKIMDEKEKDIKGLPLTCRCVFFISPDKKVKATVLYPATTGRNSQEILRVLKSLQLTNTHPVATPVNWKEGDKCCILPSVDNADLPKLFKNEVKKLDVPSQKAYLRFVQM; translated from the coding sequence ATGGCTTATCATTTAGGAGCTACTTTTCCAAACTTTACTGCTACTGCTTCTAATGTAGATGGAGTTTTTGACTTTTATAAATACGTAGGGGATAATTGGGCTATTTTATTTAGTCACCCACATGATTTTACTCCCGTTTGTACCACTGAACTTGCTGAATTTGGTAAAATGCATGAAGAATTTTTAAAACTCAACTGCAAATTAATAGGATTTAGCTGTAACTCCAAAGAATCTCACGATCAATGGATTgaagatataaaattttacGGAAAACTAGATAAGTGGGATATTCCTATGGTTTGTGATGAATCCAGAGAATTAGCTAACcaattaaaaattatggatgaaaaagaaaaagatattaaaGGACTTCCATTAACTTGTAGATGTGTTTTCTTTATTTCTCCAGATAAAAAAGTCAAAGCAACCGTTCTTTATCCAGCCACAACAGGAAGAAATTCTCAAGAAATTCTTAGAGTTCTTAAATCCTTACAACTTACAAACACACACCCTGTTGCTACTCCTGTTAATTGGAAAGAAGGCGACAAATGCTGTATCTTACCATCTGTTGATAATGCAGACCTTCCAaaactttttaaaaatgaagtTAAAAAATTGGATGTACCATCCCAAAAAGCATATTTAAGATTTGTTCAAATGTAA
- a CDS encoding transcription factor with AP2 domain(s), whose translation MEDLETNVVVENTIDEDKVLYSFPFKYFHLLVYAFKNYYFNIYLKKVHNNNDNNNKIKSNSIENYKKEEFIENVEEIQEAPGSGPGPGPALVSSSPSSLSSSSSSSSFNLLKSKYNYKKKKKSRYCDINDKLNFVKFNEKRKCTNRSYNNRYYNDYLKNDNFSKYISSKNNKKNSNLKKSSNLFISEEQPEQGQEDLLEYSEQDIIKLIYYFMENFIFKKKKENRQLNAKQLGDRTNEYVDMYMKKSYSDKNVKRKKEGKINIKVKNISEMNVINKNVELAILGRDSLSLSLPEEVKGGNEQVIIEEIDEKGKRDDKIGTVLNDENVKRNLLNGLLVCNEEDSEEVINKEVLLLKENNINDIMKKDVYKNNISNDNNLTSICYKEKNSSEPSDVTHINNEYEGKGIPNNGDTIDENIIDDEKENKIIKDEKEYMEIGNNDDIINDCKKNMNKEISMKSGVKVCVEESNNISEAVKEEEKLKILQIIDNYLQKNEMLFNMNDIFYPFTIKHFDFCKNKNEKNKMKRNTITERRYLGNKNNNVNMYNNNINMYNNNNNNNNINMYNNNNNNINMYYNNSISSLNKVQCNMSNSKGVYTTEESNNNNFPSKEYIKNKIYFSKLRMGLNMLLKHEKKSKRGRRTGGTSKNYKKELGEQKKKDGMDCDMLVPDSSKRVNKSRNKNKLPDNNRNNNNMKDNMDINMNNNNNNYNNNNNNNNNYNNNNNNSNNNNNNNNYNNNNNNNNNNNNNNNNYNNNNYYVYRGGATNIGNGKNKFVNCNFPYDNPKEYHNVINKDKNFIRRNILNVVDTSNMSMYNSHNDDNFNILNKNEPSFSGTNTNNVIMKSNHNNNNNNNNNNNNNNNNNNNNNNNSYNNMITFVENNEPNDTGTFYNPKSCVPYYDKTNNNIKNVDDNYNQKNYNVVSFSNSQVHPPYSHEEEYKNNSSKVCNTYTNNYIHNINNMNYSRSSMNACLNENAVENDEDCNINYINNNNSNNNMEEKKNIDNVIIKMYNKKSHTQRMNVPTKDLKNEVYNKAGHVKTCNVIKSKTISLNNIVLDLSPNEQMTNGMYENEDMYNVRFKSDENYYNTMNMIGYMDKINNMNNLNVTKPTRKNNKSNKATSKDKTKSRDGRNNNDSSNSPQIFDDNHDEYKDDDDNNNNNNNNNNNNNNNNNNNNNNNNNNNINVNNNGNKENHHGHKENGDNKKDNDRNNSNNNNNKEDCGHNNNQDKDYNNTYKDNECNNMTSFYNNNNNNTNYLDERENYLCIEQNNIYLQNEKGKNNNDVFLGPEQNCIATIGSCNNNNNNDNTSNNMKNKMIRNMNFNGNVNVNNYNITDNDKCLYNVKNIINNNEKRGNLCYIQNIKNMNNLHNNNILGNNTFERFDDNNTVQMNSYDDQLYNALNEEEEKKKKKRKKKKSTTIINNDGNINNDVNINNDGNINNDVNINNDGNINNDGNINNDGNINNDGNINNDGNINNDGNINNDGNINNDGNIIQETQHDFYLTSLINKNHIMYKQNMSQNIIYHNKVDYLNGNDSNMKLLNEKKIGYEKKTSKKNEGIMNGKKGKRKYQRKDPKNINDSNVFTGNNSMLNILPSLYTKVENEIDVNNNNNMNDNNSNICTYYNYNTYEVIYNDMHNDDKKKKKSDSKRKDRNGKKKINIEQKIDNNNHNNNNNNNNIKESFNNNDMNNYKHELERVTYDSINNNGNIQKGDYIKNNVYNNNYHLHDVNTNTVSTLNKASSFNTIYTNSRSTFPKSFSFNSDATNAKDEMNLIGLANSISTGNSTESIKDGNKDLIGYIQKVDEMDKSGHMNKVDKMDKIGHMNKVDKMDKIGHMNKVDKMDKIGHMNKVDKMDKSGHMNKVDKMDKSGHMNKVDYKNKLDIINNKMYDQFTNVSTGRYHSSNICSDKNSRLNNCINKSMDLKYNANNIIINNMNNNIFGNECNNKYVCGSDDNMFLNKKKRSCFFMLSEKEKCTLKRKVPTTTSGNNKSYINNRDNKKIKKMVGTNIYDDNNGDGNISNISSIVHKDENMVNAFTNNKSSYICKSIQENDMFNVEYNQQIMQVGNYDNITNNHITSSQHIQGIYDNNIYVKGVGYMNNTKDVKCRGMSTYMNDSESGVMNMEMSLLYNDRIVNNNKDIKNNNNNNNNNKNNNNNNKNNKNNNNNNNNNNNNNSGIDHALPSYQNIIHNNDKVNHNSEDSNNRVGVVTNEGNNNIIMNMNEESSLFKIMGNDENRQKGILQHIIGNNNNDNNNDDNDDDNDDNNNDNNNDNNNDDNNNNNNNHNNNNHNNNNNNNGSYKIINEGALNLNDVMKYDGLASSCFPNINNECTRRMTLNKDANNKNYDFNEEEQVSYFDFRNHMKNYYYDKMSESYRSNIQDHYKVGEDNMEGGVLKRMKNSKKKKNGTINDDNNKNRNKKNKNIHINNNNNNISNYHSGDNNKVNFSFTTPITQNIFNNENVSLHNLHNDIHTMNKNEICNKSSLPFNTDEIRGYEDNNTTIRRTYMDYQEQNCLDDNHMIFKEIKIKKKKGRKPKVPLIQEERNVNLKNNQLYDVDNNLKSFVNDDHTYNVNQSMNQSINHNINLTIKQNIHVDPHDDNLIVNKDLDKNKTSSDNKRKAKVTRKTNDIKLGNEKVETGAYDENGEKVSGVWYDTNRRLWRVMYMENDKRKTRGFSPRIYGFNAARDLAVQLKYEMNKKNKK comes from the exons atggaAGATCTTGAAACTAACGTGGTTGTTGAAAACACTATAGATGAAGACAAGGTGCTATACAGTTTTccttttaaatattttcatttattagTATATGCTTTTAAGAATTATTactttaatatttatttgaaaaaggtacataataataatgataataataataaaattaaaagtaATTCAattgaaaattataaaaaggaaGAATTTATTGAGAATGTAGAGGAAATCCAAGAAGCACCAGGATCAGGACCAGGACCAGGACCAGCATTAGTATCATCATCACCgtcatcattatcatcttCGTCgtcttcatcatcattcaatcttttaaaaagtaaatataattataaaaaaaagaaaaaaagcAGATATTGtgatataaatgataagttaaattttgtaaaatttaatgaaaaaaggAAATGCACCAACCGTTCTTATAATAATcgttattataatgattatctaaaaaatgataatttctcaaaatatatttcttctaaaaataacaaaaaaaattccaacttaaaaaaaagttcCAATTTGTTTATTAGTGAAGAACAACCTGAACAAGGTCAGGAGGATTTGTTAGAATATTCTGAACAAgacataataaaattaatttattattttatggagaattttatttttaagaagaaaaaagaaaatagACAACTGAATGCAAAACAGTTAGGGGATAGAACAAATGAATATGTCGATAtgtatatgaaaaaatCTTATAGTGATAAGAATgtgaaaagaaaaaaagaaggaaaaataaatataaaagtaaaaaatatttctgAAATGAATGTTATTAATAAGAATGTTGAGCTAGCCATTTTGGGACGTGACTCTCTTTCATTGTCATTACCTGAAGAGGTAAAGGGGGGAAATGAGCAAGTTATAATTGAAGAAATAGATGAAAAGGGAAAGAGAGATGATAAAATAGGAACTGTATTAAATGATGAGAATGTAAAAAggaatttattaaatggTTTATTGGTTTGTAACGAAGAGGATAGCGAAGAAGTTATTAATAAAGaagttttattattaaaagaaaataatataaatgatataatgaaaaaggatgtttataagaataatatatcaaatgataataatttaacaagtatatgttataaagaaaaaaactCAAGTGAGCCTTCTGATGTaacacatataaataatgagTATGAAGGAAAGGGTATTCCAAATAATGGAGATACGattgatgaaaatattatagatgatgaaaaagaaaataaaataataaaggaTGAGAAGGAATATATGGAAATAGGAAATAATGATGACATTATAAATGATTGtaaaaagaatatgaataaagaaatatcTATGAAATCAGGAGTGAAAGTTTGTGTTGAAGAgtcaaataatatatcgGAAGCTGttaaagaagaagaaaaattaaaaattttacaaataattgataattatttacaaaaaaatgaaatgcTTTTTAATATGAACGATATATTTTATCCTTTTACGATTAAGCATTTTGATTTctgtaaaaataaaaatgagaAGAATAAAATGAAGAGAAATACAATAACGGAGAGGAGATACCTaggtaataaaaataataatgtaaatatgtataataataatataaatatgtataataataataataataataataatataaatatgtataataataataataataatataaatatgtattataataatagtataaGTTCTTTGAATAAGGTTCAATGTAACATGTCAAATAGTAAGGGTGTCTATACAACTGAAGAgagtaataataataatttcccgtcaaaagaatatattaaaaataaaatatatttcagCAAATTAAGAATGGGTTTGAATATGTTATTGAAGCATGAGAAAAAATCCAAGAGAGGAAGACGAACAGGAGGAACTagtaaaaattataaaaaggaatTAGGTGAGCAAAAAAAGAAGGATGGTATGGATTGTGACATGTTAGTACCTGATTCTTCAAAAAGAGTTAATAAAAGTaggaataaaaataagctccctgataataataggaataataataatatgaaagataatatggatattaatatgaacaacaacaataataattataacaacaataataataataacaacaattataataataataataataatagcaataataataataataacaacaattataataataataataacaataataataataacaacaataataataacaattataataataataattattatgtttatagGGGGGGTGCTACAAACATTGGTaatggaaaaaataaatttgtGAATTGTAATTTTCCATATGATAATCCAAAAGAATACCataatgtaataaataaggataaaaatttcatcagaagaaatattttgaatGTAGTAGATACTAGTAATATGAGTATGTATAATTCAcataatgatgataattttaatattttaaataagaATGAACCTTCGTTTAGTGGTACGAATACAAATAATGTTATAATGAAAAGTAAtcacaataataataataataacaacaacaacaacaacaacaataataataataataataataataataataatagttataataatatgattaCCTTTGTAGAGAATAATGAACCTAATGATACAGGAACTTTTTATAACCCCAAAAGTTGTGTGCCATATTACGATAAGAcgaataataatataaaaaatgtggatgataattataatcaaaaaaattacaatGTTGTAAGTTTTAGTAATAGTCAAGTGCATCCACCTTATAGTCATGAGGAGGAATATAAGAATAACTCTTCTAAAGTTTGTAATACATATACgaataattatatacataatattaataatatgaattattCTAGAAGTAGCATGAACGCTTGTTTAAATGAGAATGCTGTAGAAAATGATGAGGATTGTaacataaattatataaataataataatagtaataataatatggaagaaaagaaaaatattgataatgttataataaaaatgtataataaaaaaagtcACACACAACGTATGAACGTCCCAACTAAGGATTTGAAAAATGaagtatataataaagcGGGACATGTAAAAACATGtaatgtaataaaaagtaaaacAATTTCATTAAATAACATAGTACTAGATTTAAGTCCTAATGAGCAGATGACAAACGGTATGtatgaaaatgaagatatgTATAATGTTAGATTTAAAAGTgatgaaaattattataatacaatGAATATGATTGGATATATggataaaataaataatatgaataatttaaatgtGACGAAACCTActagaaaaaataataaaagtaataaaGCTACAAGTAAGGATAAGACGAAAAGTCGAGATGGTAggaataataatgatagtAGCAATAGTCCTCAAATATTTGACGATAATCATGATGAATATAAggatgatgatgataacaacaataataataataataataataataacaataataataataataataacaataataataataacaataataataatattaatgttaataataatggtaataaagaaaatcaTCATGGACATAAAGAAAACGGggataataaaaaggataatgataggaataatagtaataacaacaataataagGAAGATTGTGGTCACAATAATAATCAAGATAAAGATTATAATAACACATATAAAGATAACgaatgtaataatatgacaagtttttataataataataataataatacgAATTATTTAGATGAACGAGAAAATTATTTGTGCAttgaacaaaataatatttatttacaaaacgaaaaaggaaagaataataatgatgtaTTTCTAGGACCAGAACAAAATTGTATTGCTACCATAGGCTcttgtaataataataataataatgataatacgagtaataatatgaagaaTAAAATGATTAGGAATATGAATTTTAATGGAAACGttaatgtaaataattataatattacgGATAATGATAAgtgtttatataatgtaaagaatattataaataataatgagaAGAGAGGAAATCTTTgttatatacaaaatataaagaatatgaataatctacataataataatatattggGAAATAATACCTTTGAGCGAtttgatgataataatactGTACAAATGAATTCTTATGATGATCAGTTGTATAATGCTTTAAATGAAgaggaagaaaaaaaaaagaaaaaaagaaagaaaaaaaaaagcacaacaattattaataatgatggtaatattaataatgatgttaatattaataatgatggtaatattaataatgatgttaatattaataatgatggtaatattaataatgatggtaatattaataatgatggtaatattaataatgatggtaatattaataatgatggtaatattaataatgatggtAATATTAACAATGATGGTAATATTAACAATGATGGTAATATTATTCAAGAGACACAACATGATTTCTATCTAACTAGTCTCATTAATAAGAATCATATAATGTATAAGCAGAACATGTCAcagaatattatatatcataacAAGGTAGATTATTTAAATGGAAATGATTCTAATATGAAGTTATTgaatgaaaagaaaattgGATACGAAAAAAAGACAAGTAAGAAAAATGAGGGAATTATGAATGGGAAAAAAggtaaaagaaaatatcAAAGAAAAGATcctaaaaatataaatgattcGAATGTGTTCACAGGTAATAATTCGATGTTGAATATCTTGCCTTCTTTGTACACGAAGGTAGAAAATGAAATtgatgtaaataataataataatatgaatgataataatagtaatatcTGTACGTACTATAATTACAATACATACGAGGTGATATATAATGACATGcataatgatgataagaagaaaaaaaaaagtgatAGCAAGAGAAAAGATCGAAATggtaaaaagaaaataaatatagagCAAAAgattgataataataatcataataataataataataataataatattaaagaaagctttaataataatgatatgaataattataagCATGAACTTGAAAGAGTTACATATGatagtataaataataatggtaATATTCAGAAAGGTGATTATATCAAGAACaatgtttataataataattatcatcTTCATGATGTTAACACTAATACTGTTAGCACTTTAAATAAGGCATCAAGTTTTAATACGATTTATACAAATTCAAGGAGTACCTTTCCAAAAAGCTTTTCATTTAATAGTGATGCGACAAACGCAAAGGATGAAATGAATTTGATAGGACTTGCTAATAGTATTTCTACAGGGAATTCTACAGAAAGTATAAAAGATGGAAATAAGGATCTTATAGGATATATACAAAAGGTTGATGAAATGGATAAAAGTGGTCACATGAATAAGGTTGATAAAATGGATAAAATTGGTCATATGAATAAGGTTGATAAAATGGATAAAATTGGTCATATGAATAAGGTTGATAAAATGGACAAGATTGGTCATATGAATAAGGTTGATAAAATGGATAAAAGCGGTCACATGAATAAGGTTGATAAAATGGATAAAAGCGGTCATATGAATAAGGTtgattataaaaacaagttagacattattaataataaaatgtatgATCAATTTACTAACGTAAGTACCGGAAGATACCATAGTAGTAATATTTGCAGCGATAAAAATTCTCGTTTAAATAActgtataaataaaagtatggatttaaaatataatgcaaataatataattattaataatatgaataataatatatttggtaatgaatgtaataataaatatgtttgTGGTAGTGACGACAATATGTTTctgaataaaaaaaaaaggtcATGTTTCTTTATGTTGAGCgagaaagaaaaatgtaCTTTGAAGAGGAAGGTTCCTACTACAACAAGTGggaataataaaagttatattaataatagagataataagaaaataaaaaaaatggtgggaacaaatatatatgatgataataatggtGATGGTAATATAAGTAATATATCTTCTATAGTACATAAGGATGAAAATATGGTAAATGCATTtactaataataaaagttcatatatatgtaaaagTATCCAAGAGAATGATATGTTTAATGTAGAATATAATCAGCAAATAATGCAAGTTGGGAATTATGACAATATAACTAATAATCATATTACTTCTAGTCAACATATACAAGGTATctatgataataatatttatgtaaaaGGTGTTGgttatatgaataatacaAAAGATGTAAAATGTAGAGGAATGTCAACCTATATGAATGATAGCGAGAGTGGAGTTATGAACATGGAAATGTCGCTATTATATAACGATCGTATTGTGAACAATAATAAGgacataaaaaataataataataataataataataataagaacaacaacaacaacaacaaaaacaacaaaaacaacaacaacaataataataataataataataataatagtgGTATTGATCATGCGCTTCCTAGTTATCAAAAcattatacataataatgataaggTTAATCACAATAGTGAGGATAGTAATAATAGAGTAGGTGTAGTAACAAACGAGGgaaacaataatattattatgaatatgaATGAAGAAAGTAGTTTGTTTAAAATTATGGGCAACGATGAAAACCGGCAAAAGGGGATATTACAGCATATAATaggaaataataataatgataataataatgatgataatgatgatgataatgatgataataataatgataataataatgataataataatgatgataataataataataataataaccacaacaataataaccacaacaataataataataataatggttcatataaaataattaacGAGGGTGCTTTAAACCTAAATGATGTTATGAAATATGATGGATTAGCATCATCATGTTTTCCAAATATAAACAATGAATGCACGAGACGGATGACCTTAAACAAAGATGCGAATAATAAGAACTATGATTTTAATGAAGAAGAACAAGTTTCCTATTTTGATTTTAGAAACCACATGAAGAATTATTACTATGATAAGATGAGTGAGTCGTATAGAAGTAATATACAAGATCATTATAAAGTTGGAGAAGATAATATGGAAGGAGGGGTTTTGAAACGTATGAAGAACTcaaagaaaaagaagaatggtacaataaatgatgataataataaaaatagaaataagaaaaataaaaatatacacatcaataataataataataatattagtaATTACCATAGtggtgataataataaggtGAACTTTTCTTTTACCACACCCATAacacaaaatatatttaacaaTGAAAATGTTTCATTACACAACCTGCACAATGATATACATACCatgaataaaaatgaaatttGTAATAAATCTTCTTTACCTTTTAACACCGATGAAATAAGAGGatatgaagataataatacaacTATTAGAAGAACATATATGGACTATCAAGAACAAAATTGTTTAGATGATAATCATATGATATTcaaagaaataaaaattaaaaagaaaaaaggaaGAAAACCAAAGGTGCCTCTTATACAGGAAGAAAGAAATGTCAACttgaaaaataatcaaCTTTATGATGTTGacaataatttaaaatCTTTTGTTAACGATGATCATACTTATAATGTAAATCAAAGCATGAACCAAAGTATAAATCATAACATTAATCTTAcaataaaacaaaatattcatGTCGATCCTCatgatgataatttaaTTGTAAATAAAGACTTGGACAAGAATAAAACGAGTAGTGATAATAAGAGGAAAGCAAAAGTAACTAGAAAAACgaatgatataaaattagGAAATGAGAAAGTTGAAACTGGTGCCTATGACGAAAATGGAGAGAAGGTTTCAGGTGTTTG GTATGACACAAATCGAAGGCTCTGGAGAGTTATGTATATGGAAAACGACAAGAGAAAAACGCGAGGGTTCTCACCACGTATCTACGGATTTAATGCTGCAAGGGATTTGGCTGTAcaattaaaatatgaaatgaacaaaaaaaataaaaaatga